Proteins from a genomic interval of Methanofollis formosanus:
- the aroC gene encoding chorismate synthase — protein MNTFGQWFRVTTFGESHGPAVGAVVDGVPPGLPLSEADIQPMLDRRRPGGPLASPRKEPDTVEILSGVFKGRTTGTPVALLIRNRDVRSGDYDALREVFRPGHADYTYLQKYGLRDHRGGGRSSGRETAARVAAGAVAAKFLMTHGIGVTGRVVEVHGERDAAAMEEAVRSAAAAGDSVGGIVEVTAASVPTGLGSPVFGKLDAAIAAAMMGIGAVKGVEIGEGFAAARLFGSENNDPMDATGFLSNHAGGVLGGISTGQEIRVRLAVKPTPSIAMPQQTVDLRGDEVEVSIRGRHDPCIAFRLVPVAEAMLALVLADALLEQRALGGKRI, from the coding sequence ATGAACACCTTCGGACAATGGTTCAGAGTCACGACCTTCGGGGAGAGTCACGGCCCGGCGGTCGGGGCGGTCGTCGACGGCGTCCCGCCTGGCCTCCCGCTATCCGAGGCCGACATCCAGCCCATGCTCGACCGTCGGCGTCCCGGCGGCCCGCTCGCCTCCCCACGCAAGGAGCCCGACACCGTCGAGATCCTCTCGGGTGTCTTCAAGGGACGGACGACCGGGACACCGGTCGCCCTCCTCATCAGGAACCGCGACGTACGGAGCGGCGACTACGACGCGCTCCGCGAGGTCTTCAGGCCAGGCCATGCCGACTACACCTATCTCCAGAAGTACGGGCTGCGGGACCACCGGGGCGGTGGCCGGAGTTCCGGCCGGGAGACCGCCGCGCGGGTCGCCGCCGGGGCGGTAGCCGCGAAGTTTCTCATGACGCACGGCATCGGCGTGACCGGGCGGGTCGTCGAGGTGCACGGCGAGCGAGATGCCGCAGCGATGGAGGAGGCGGTGCGCTCTGCGGCGGCGGCCGGCGACTCGGTCGGCGGGATCGTCGAGGTAACCGCCGCCAGCGTCCCCACCGGCCTGGGCTCGCCGGTCTTTGGGAAACTGGACGCCGCCATCGCCGCCGCGATGATGGGGATCGGTGCGGTGAAGGGCGTCGAGATCGGTGAGGGGTTCGCCGCCGCCCGTCTCTTCGGGAGCGAGAACAACGACCCCATGGACGCCACCGGGTTCCTTTCCAACCATGCGGGCGGCGTGCTCGGCGGGATCTCGACCGGGCAGGAGATCAGGGTTCGTCTCGCCGTCAAGCCCACGCCGTCCATCGCTATGCCGCAACAGACCGTCGACCTCCGGGGTGACGAGGTCGAGGTCTCGATCCGCGGCCGCCACGACCCCTGCATCGCCTTCCGCCTGGTCCCGGTGGCCGAGGCGATGCTCGCCCTCGTCCTCGCCGACGCCCTCCTTGAGCAGAGGGCGCTCGGTGGGAAAAGGATCTGA
- a CDS encoding type I 3-dehydroquinate dehydratase codes for MKIVVSLSSPAEIQKAVALGADLIELRLDLMSDDLSSVMAGVGGQCTIPIIATLRSREEGGAFTGDAEEWFSTIQPFLDLVDYVDVERKFRKFARMIHFQHLQVVASAHIRYMPSPDDLKAIERDLRTYGDVPKIAVTPSSARDLLHLLDFTLEAEKPLVTTVMGEEFRYARTFLPYFGSEWVYCHIGTPTAKGQYDIRELEQLQELLTYR; via the coding sequence ATGAAGATCGTTGTCTCGCTGTCGAGCCCGGCTGAGATCCAGAAGGCGGTGGCCCTGGGCGCGGACCTCATCGAGCTGCGGCTCGACCTCATGAGCGATGACCTTTCATCGGTGATGGCAGGTGTCGGAGGACAGTGTACCATCCCGATCATCGCCACTCTCAGAAGCAGAGAGGAGGGCGGTGCCTTCACCGGTGACGCAGAAGAATGGTTCTCGACCATCCAGCCCTTCCTGGACTTGGTGGACTATGTGGATGTGGAGCGAAAGTTCAGGAAGTTTGCCAGGATGATCCACTTCCAGCACCTCCAGGTCGTCGCCTCGGCGCATATCAGGTATATGCCCTCGCCAGACGATCTCAAGGCGATCGAGCGAGATCTCAGGACGTATGGCGATGTCCCCAAGATCGCCGTCACCCCCTCCTCGGCCAGAGATCTTCTGCACCTCCTCGATTTCACCCTCGAAGCCGAGAAGCCCCTGGTGACGACGGTGATGGGCGAGGAATTCAGGTATGCCCGGACGTTCCTTCCCTACTTCGGTTCGGAATGGGTCTACTGTCATATCGGCACCCCGACGGCGAAGGGGCAGTATGACATCAGGGAGCTCGAACAGCTCCAGGAGTTGCTCACCTATCGGTGA